The Nicotiana tabacum cultivar K326 chromosome 1, ASM71507v2, whole genome shotgun sequence genome segment AAaagaccatttccctatgccttttattgatcaaatccTTGATTGGCTAGCGGGAAGgtcattctattgctttcttgatggataTTACAGTTACAACCAAATCAACATTGCAttggaggatcaagagaagacaacattCACTTGCCCTTATGGAACTTTTGCTTTTagccggatgccatttggtttgtgcaatgctcCTGCTACTTTTCAAAGATGTATGATGTCCATTTTCtctgacatggtggaggattttctagAGGTTTTCATGGACGACTTCTCAATGGTAGGTGACTCTTTTGAGCACTGTCTTAACAATCTTAGACAAGTGATTAAgagatgtgaagagaccaaccttGTGTTCAAGtaggagaaatgccatttcatggtggaTGAAGGTATTGTattggggcataaaatttcaaaacatggcaTAGAGGTTTACCGGTCAAAGATCGAGATTATTTCCAAGCTTCCTCCCCCTACTTCCGTTAAAGGTGTTCAAagtttcttggggcacgttggGTTCTATaggcgtttcatcaaggatttttccaagattGCAAATCCTATGTGTAAACTCCTTGAGAAAGATGCCAAATTTGTGTTTAACGAGAAACGCCTCAAAGCCTTTGAGGAATTGAAGCAAAAGCTCACCACgacacctattattgtcacacccgaTTGGTCTCTTCCTTTCGAGTCATGTGTGACGCCAGTGGTGTAGCTATCAGAGCAATGCTTGGCCAACGTCACAACAAGGTTCTTCacccggtctattatgcaagtAAGACACTCAATGGAGCGCAAATGAATTACATAGTGACTGAGCAAGAACTTCTCGCCATTGTTTATGCCTTTGAGAAGTTTCAGGCTTTTTTGTTGGGATCCAAGGCGATAGTGTACATAGATCATGTTGTGTTTCGCTAtctcatggcaaagaaggatgcaaAACCTCGGTTGATTCAATGGGTCTTGTTGTTGCAAGAATTTAACTTTGAGGTCAAGGATCGCAAGGGAACTCAAAATCAAGTAGAGGATCATTTATCAAGGCTTGAAGAGGCAGGGAGGCCAAAGGGAGATCTTGAGATCAATGATGCATTCTTGGATGAACACATATTGGCACTATCTAGCACGTTTGCTCcttggtatgctgatattgctaactACTTGGTTAGTGACCTTATTTCGGATGGATTGAAATCCTATCAAAAGAAGATGTTTTTAAGAGACTGTCGACGATACTATTgggaagaacaattcttgttcCATGTTTATGCTGACAACATCATCAGAAGGTGTGTTCCAGAGGAAGAGATTATGCCAATTCTAAAGGCATGCCATGACTCGCTGGTTGGGGGTCATCATGGGGGAAATCGAACGGCGGCTAAGGTGCTTGAATGTGAATACTATTGGCTATCAATCTATCATGATTCCAATAAAATGGTCAAGGCTTGTGACTAATGCCAAAGGCAATGATCAATCTCCAAGAGGCATGAAATGCCAATGCACTTTGTGATGGAGATAGAAATCTTTGACGTgtggggaattgattttatgggtccctTTGTAAGCTCTCGTGGGATGAAATATATCTTGGTGGTCGTGGACTATGTATCCAAATGGATTGAAGAAATTGCCTTACCAAACAACGAGGTATGAAGTGTGACCGCATTcttaaagaaaaacatattcactcggtttggcactcctagagccaTTCTTAGTGATGGTAGGTCTCATTTCTGTAACAAGGCTTTCACGGGGCTACTAGAGAAATATGGCGTCAAACATAAAGTggccacaccttatcatccccaatcaagtggtcaagttgaggtttccaacTGGGAGATCAAGAGCATTCTAGCAAAAACTGTTAATGCAAACAGGACCGATTGGTCAATgaagctagatgatgcattgtgggcatACCGCATGGCATACAAAACCCCTATTGGCACTTCTCCTTATCGATTAGTCTTCGGCAAATCTTGTCATCTATGCGTAGAACTGGAACAGAAAGCCATGTGGACTCTGAAAAGGTTGAACTTGGACTGGGTTGAAGCTGCAAATTTGAGGTTAACTCAACTCAATGAAATGGAGGAATTCCGTTTCCATGCATATGAAAGTGCAGCAGTGTATAAAGAAAGGATGAAGTTTGTCCACGGCAAAAAGATCTTGAAGAGGGAGTTCAAGTCGGGTGACTTGGTTTTACTCTTTAACTCAAGGCTCAAATTGTTTCTGGGCAAGCTCAAATTGAAATGGTCCGGTATGTTTAAAGTGGTCAATGTCTCCTTTTGGAGCTGTGGAACTAGAATCGGAGGATGGGCTCCAAACCTTCAAAGTGAATGGTCAGcgagtcaagcactacttgggcacaAATGGAGAAAAACATTTGGTGGAGTAGTTGGCTCTCAAAAATGGTTCGTGCCTGACCAATGAGTGATCCAAAGGAATGCCAACTTCAtcgtgccacgacattaaatcaagtgcttcatgggaggcaacccatgtgtggtaacacCCTATTTGgcctttaaattttatatttttgttagaTAGATTTATTTGAGCAATTTAAAGTGTGTGTTAGAGTGCAGGGGATTCAACAAATCATAACACGGGGTAAAATTGCATGAGAAAGGGAATAAAAATCACCTTGGGAAGTTTTTTGCACATATGCGGTCGCATTTTCACTATGCCGACCGCATTTTAGTCGCAAACCCAGACAGTGGGTTTAGCTGGAATTGGTGATAAAAATGTGATAAGGTGGTGCACTTTGCGAACCGCATTTccactatgtgatcgcatagtgcaccgcatttTTGGCCCTACAGCAACTCAATTGAATCCACTGCATAACACTTAAACGGTCGCATCGTGTGTTATGAGATGACTTGCCCGTCGCAATTCTCCCAGGTAAGTCCCTCGCATCTCTTtattcaaaacaaacaaaaataaactttttattattattatcagaaacaaaacaaaacaaaaaaaaagaaaaggaatggaTAAGGCAAAACGGCTAGTGCATCACGTACGTAAGGCAAGATCTGTGAACTAATCTTCCAAGTGTTCTCATAAACTCGTCACTGGTATGTTTTCCTGTCCCAATTCCATCCTTGCAAGCTTTAGTTTTACATTCTTGTTCTTGTTCCTCctatttttgtttcatgtttcctttttctttttgtttgtgttttgttgTTAGAAATCCATTTGTAATTTGATCTTAGTTAAGTTGTGTGTTTTGGGGTGCTGGGTAGTCAAACTTATGACAGCCATTGTTGAGGATTAAGTTCAATCGTTGGGAGGGATGAAGTTTGCGGCTCACATAATTAAAATGCGGCCCGTATTTCTGCCGCATAAATAAACCCTAGCTAGCAGAAGAAGATGACAAGATGCAGCAACTTTGTGATCCTATAATTGATATGTGGACCGGAAAGTCACCGCATACTGAGTCAGACTAACCAGTTTTAGAACATGCTATGTGGGACCAGTTTGCGATTCGCATTTTCTTATTTTGGTTTTCTGAATAATCAAGTACGCGATAgttatgcgaaccgcataatggttatgcgatcacataacacATCGCATACTAAGATCATTTGTATATTCTGTGAGTTTGCGAcaactatgcggtccgcatagtggttatgcgaccACATAGTGGTTATGCGACCACAAAGTGGTTATGCGACCACCTAACCTGTCGCATACTTGAatgtttttttactttttttgttttcttttaactgTTGCCTACCATGTCGCTCACATTTCACTTTTATGCAAATATGGCTCCCAAGAAACATATAGCCTCCACCCAGAAAAGGGCACCCTCCAGTTGTCACACTCAACAAGCAAAACGTTCGCGACTGGACCCTTCTACTACACGTCCCTCCCAGTCTGATGAGGAGGATACCTTGCCCGAAGTTGACCTACAAGCTGAGGCAAGAAGGAAACAAAGGGATGACTTCCAGCTTAGGTTTGGGGTCGAAGGGTCCAGGGAGCTTTATAGAGAAGTGCTGAACAAACAAAAAATCCTGGCCAAAAAACAACTGAGTATGAATGGGCTACAAGAGCAGTACCCTTACATTTAGAGAACATCAAGGCAAGAAAATGGGAGAGCTTTACGGAGATGCCTGATGAATATAATGAAACCATTGTCCGTGAGTTTTATGCCTCCTATGGAGCCTCCAGGACTGCTCATCATAAGCGCAACAGGGTTTTCTGTGACACTGTGTTAGTTTTGGGGAAGAATGTGTTTTGCAGTGATGAGACTATCAATGAATTTTACATCCCTGACTGGAGATCGGGCACAGCTGAGTACTACGCCAAATGGGTAAACCAGGAGAATCAGCAAAGTGGGATAGCATCTGTGATAGCACAGGTGACCCCTACCTGGATCAACCCTGTGCACAAAATATACAAGAAGGATCTCACACGAGAGGGTCGATTTTGGCTTAGCTTTGTCACCTCTCAACTGATACCGTCAAGAAATGAGACTGATATAGGCATTGAGAAAGCTCTTCTCATTGCATGCATTATTACATGAATCAAGATTGATGTGGGTGCTTTTATCTTCCGGGAGTTAGGGAATCAGGCAAAGCAAGTAGCCACTTCACTTCCATTCCCCTGTTTGATCATAGCCCTCTATAAGGCTGTGAAAGTCCCTACCATGCCACACAATGACAAGACAAGGAAGGCGTTGAAGGATATTGATATCATGTGCATTAATGATGCTATTGCTCCCCTAGATGTTCAGACTCAGGGTCTAGTTGATGTAGAGCCCTCAGATTCCCAGGCTCCTATGTCCCCTCAGGTTCCAGTGGCATCCACTTCTGCTTCACATCCCGCATCTCAGTCCACCATTGCTCAGCCTTCTACTACACTGCCAGCTGTTTCTAGGCTTGGTCTCATAACTCAGCATGCCAATGCTAAGGTAGACCAGCTTCCGAAGAACTTGCCTACCCTCATCAGACAGGCTTTGACTCCTATACAGTCCTCAGTGACAGCactccaacaacaacaaacaacttaTGGGGATCGCCTGCAACAGCTTGAGTTGAGGATTGAGAAGATAGAGCGAGGTGAGGTTAGTGACTTGCCTAGGTTCCAGGAGGAAGTTGCCACTATAAAGACTAAGCTCCACAAGATGCAGACTTTGGAGTTCAATCTATCATCCATCCTGCCCAAGGAAGGTGAGTAGGGAGCAGACACAACAACGCTAGGCTTGGAACTTGACTTGTCCACTCTGATGACAGATATTGCACCTCTGACTGTCGGGGCTTCCCAGCCTTTAGCTCCTCCTACACATATTGAGATTCCTTCCGAGGAGGATTCCGGACATTCTATAGTGTCCGAGGGTGAGGAGGCAGACGAGGGAGATGATGAGGAGGATTCATGGTCCACAGAGGATGATGGCCCTCAGGAGAAGGGCAAGCAGATTGCTGCTTCTACAGTTGAGGACGATGAACAAGCAGCAATTCAGATAGCAATAGAACATTCGCTAGTAGATATGGCCGCCCCTACTGATCCATCGGCCACTCAGCCATTAGCGGGCGAGGCTAGCAGCTCACAAGCCCCAGCTCCCATATTGGGTCAGCCAGAGATCCCTCCTCCATCAGTGGAGGTCACTCCTTAAGCCGAGATCTCATCGGTCCCAGCTTCAGCATTAGAGGATGACCCCATCACTATCACTCAGCTGGCTTGCGACTACTATAGCGTTAGTGCACCTCAGGGAGCTCCTAAACTCTTTTTTATGTTCTTATGCATTGGGGGGACAATGCATGCTTTTTAGTTGGGGGTGGTAGCCTTGTATATTTTTGTGAAATTGGCAACTGTTGTACATGTTTATGTTTTTGTGCTATATAAGCAAACTTATGTACTTATTTGTGTTTTGTGATTCTGTATATATTGGTGTTTTATGGTTTTAGTACATAAAGTATGTTATCCTTGTGTATTAaaaaacaacacaaaaacaaGTAGATAGTTGCATGTCTATCTTTAGTAATTAGCAATGAATATCCCTTAGTTTTTCTTTGCTGGGTTCTTTTCTAAaggtgtaatagtagaaccaggACAGTAGAATGAAGCAAGTTGACTTATTTAGTGTACTTGTCTAGTTTCAAGCATGTGTGTCTATATATAGCCTATACCCTTccattaatatataaaaaaaagatatCAGCTGTGTGAACTTGAGGCTCGATCTCTGACTCTATGTCCACCTAGagttatacatgtatatatgatgAAAGCTTTAAGTTGCCAAGTGTTGACTCGAGGGCTTCAAACTATGTGAGCCAAACAGTTtgtgtgccatgtgtgtgagtctttgtgtaaataattcttgtgtttacATATCTAGAACAACTTGGCCGATTGGTTTTTCGATGCTTATAATATTACATTTGGTTGGAGAAATGACCTTAGGAAGTTTTTGTGATTTTTGGAAAACCAGTTAGCCTTTCAAGCCACCCATTGTACAAATAGTAGCACTAGTCACCCCATTTCAgactttaaccttttctttggctacctcattacaaacctttccctttttgtgaaataattcctacttttgaacccgtccctccttgagCATTGAGAATGAGGATAAAATCCTAAGTTGGGAGTGTGGCGTCAAGCCGAAAATTGGCAAGGTTGTGCAATGAGCGTAGGAAAGTGTACCTCATAATGTGAAactactcaagctccaaaagcaacaaaaaaaagagtaaaagcaaaaaaaaagtaTAAGATTTGTGAGTATATATACATAAGGAGCCTTGAAGAGAATAAAAGATGTAGTTGAAGTGGCTAAATGGTGGAAAAGTTGAAGCTAATGAGGGCTATGTGGTTTGAAAAGAAGCAAAgagcaacaagaaagaaaaatgtgattagtgttcaaggagggtgtagtcacttgtacccaaattcttatccgacccttccctaaacctacattaaaagcttaaaaagtccttctGGGATCTCCAACTGAGCTTTCTTAGAATAAAGCGATGGTATGGtatgttgtaacacttgaaactctTTTTGAGGGTGAGTGTATTTGTGAATTCGTTCCTTTTTGTTGTCATTGTAAATAttgtgattttgggactttctttatagtgagggcacatgaattgtgaggttggacaaaagttgaatttttgagtcAAATGAAAGTGCACTCAGCTGAGGGTAACATTTTGTCACATTATTCGAGGCTCAAAGTTTCACAAGTTGATTAGTTTCCTTGTAAATATTGATGGTTCAGGAAGGGTAAAACAATCGAAAATGCATGCCTGTAGTACTAATAACAACAACCGTCCACGGTCACTATTGTTTCGTATATTTTAGATGGAGTCTAGAATAGGATAGTGTTGTcttagttgcttgaggacaagcaagagttccagttgggggtgttgatgtgccggAGATTTTTGGCACATTTAATACAAATttcttagattttagcttgttttagaTGCAATTATCTgttatacttatgtaattttaatttttttgcaGTGTATGAGGTATAAGGACTAAAGAGCATGGAAATGAAATCAAAAGGCCACAAAatatgagaaaagagaaaaaaggcatTGCAAATGtggatatgcgatcgcaaatccAACATGCGAGCTGCAGAATGCGCAAGGGAATCGCAGACCACAACAGATTTCTGGGCTAAGTCCAGTTCAAGAAATGTGGTccaatatgcgatcgcataacctgtttgcgagccgcataatggaccgcaaactcGACATAAAGATTGCTGAAGGTAGAAAATGCGACGCgaaatgcgatcgcatatctgCAATGCGGACCACAAAACATCAATGCGATGAAGGCCTGGAAACTAGGGTTTGAAGATGGGATGGCTATGtcaagaatgcggaccgcatgtaTGTTATGCGatagatatgcggtcgcatatctaACCGGAAAGGGTATTTTGTCCAAATTTTGtctcgagttttgacccactataaatagatttattggggtTTTGTGGGGGCATCTTGTCTGATTTTGGAGCTACAATACAAGGCTTAAATATTCCTtttttggaagcttttgggtcAAGAATATTttactttgtaagctttatggcattaAATATTCCCTTCCTTTAGTATTTTAGTatgtgtagctaactttaaataccaaggttgtggaccctaaatgggtgttatgttaatgggtgtttaacattgaatatatgtataatggttggttgatatttatttacttctcattcttcatttattgttggtgtttgcaaacattaacaagtgccattaaattcgTACTTTGCTTGAGAAAGTAGgttagaatttggtagaagtaaatatcaaggGCTCAAGGccttaaaccttgtttaatagaatcgcttaggaataagtgggttttatttggattatattgatttttcttaagtgcaactcttttatattttgaaaaatcataaataggaaatactacccaactattggaaaatatagggtagtcatttagaaattatttgcatatcaaaagaaccttccattagaaatatatcatattaacacagATAGAATTACACTTCATTTAAGgtgacacaaccttggtttctttaatcaAATTACTTACATTCTCAATATCACAATTAGTTATTTCTGCAAGCCAAAATGAATTCTTACTCTAGTTACCATTAACCGGATAGAATTACGACTTTAGTCAAGTAGCACACTAtttgagtaaccttttcacaccaattccctgtgggatttgaccccaaccttgttggttattatatttgacaccgaccaccttacactatttaattaaagtgaAATTTGAGCGTATCACtacgccatgacttgtgatcgaattccttccaatctcgtaactgttgctaccttttatcatgcagcctCTACGATTCTGACcttgtgcctatgcgactcttctctcctttctCCTTTGGCCTTTAGCCAATCTCTAatccttactttgtaaacatatacaaggcttaagAGAATGTCTctttgggcatctataggtgtactgaagttcttttcttggtactttgtagaacttgcgaatatggctatatcttatttcataaacctggttatccattcatatgactttactgcatctatgTAGGTCATATtgtaccataattcttacttcaatttatcgttactgagtTATTCTACTaaactcccagttacttttgttgcttATCCTTTAGGCataaatctcagtcctttaatgctccttcattaccgttcatcttaagaatgatggcctaatctcatgtcatacCTTGTAACTTTTGCCCATCCATTATTGATTTTCCTGTATATTGATCAACattataccactgataacttgaaacatCTTACGTAATACCTTACCATTGgggcttacgttgcattgaggaatatttgaagtgatttccataatcgtatttcatagtatctccatgtgattcaccttatggtgGGGGGGTAATTCCAATCTCGTGCTATCcacgaaatcttttctccttctctttttttcttcaaatcattattcaaacgaaggcccaaatatcatcctttatctatcacaattacacccttattttaTACCAGGTCaacattccatttcttctaaatacTGCTTGTCTTAAACTCCTTTGAGATCATTCAAGCTATACTAAGCTTTATATAGTTTATAGAACCCATCAGCTCTCTCGTATTTTtgtgggcttaatcccgaggacttattaATTTTTTTCACCTTCTCACTCGACCTTccatatccttactcctgtcttcctgcAACcatgtcgctctaccatactttagtttgcggcctatacatatccatttatactactcgtagCCTTCCTTCAATTTctttgcaccatagatttccttaagttattctggaacatcaagcgagacatcacatcatctctaactcttctttattctcttaatTTGAACTCTCGATACCTataaaccataggctggaagaaaAGACACTAACGACGGcgttatcattcctggatactgaatcctagTGCTTCTATCCTTTTGttcgaagtatggactattcacaaccttctgcttTTGAGTATTTCGTACGTTGTATCGTATCTTGTATCtttttcatgacctcccttccacatatgTATATCTCATATTCaaaacttgaagctctattataatacttgcacttctggtgtatacacaatccggtaagagcttcatactgacttcttataaggctggtacttttctgacTGGTTTTATCATAgagtcgttatagaatatggctactgtactatctctcttgtacctctgatattaaaaGTGATTCTGCTATATTCTCAATCACAATGTCAATAATTTTTCTTGGGCCAATAACCAAATTCCTAATTTATTTACTTGATGAAagtctttagtttcctcttccttttgaCCTGCCTtgatgtaggcttaagctatattTCAATCTACATCTCATGGTATTTTGTTATTACTTTAacctttcatggacgctatggaaaaccacgatacaatcttctaatgatTCGATCCTTTATCTATGATTTGGACCGTAATTCCTTCTTTAACTTATAcaggagtcttctatggctgatcattgatcgaataattctttttgttccatCTCGGCTTTCTTCAAACGTTACAATCGCTTTTCCTAGTCTTTTTGTCCCCTTGCCATGcgcatacttagcttatcagaGTTCTCACACGTGCCAAAAAAAATTTGCAACTCATATGGGTTCGAATATTATATTTGGTTTTACTACCCGCTcgttagccatggtaggtgccactttcttagggagtgcatacaatgttgttttgagactgttgtcatatgaccatttcctctttcgGTCATcctgcttaggttgaagccttcttccttatttttctcagctagtctttcgtcatagtacttagggaagatcctctaactcttgtaaagctgcgagcttattatgtcgtatactcgacggaatttttgatgtccttcctcgcctataataatCAGTAGTTACATACATCCACGCccttgtacttgtagggttgctcctgaaCTGATATTTCGACTATCTTCCCAGTGGCATTTTTTTTCTGTAATACTCATACAGTACCTTTTTAACTTCCCCAACTCttatatgaatatatctcaagtattacaatgtcataacttgcgagactgaattccctatgttggggttccctacgtttatcttgcattgatctattgatttgtcttttatcctcttgtctagacataactgggctcttcctaaatcacctactaactactcattggcccattctcgTATCAATATTCTgagtaatctttcttgggttattcccTTTGTCATAACTTACCTCTCacactagctccttatttatcaaaaacatcccGGCCTGGAagccttacttcctttccttgatgcCTTGTTCTaaaatcatagcatatctgtaacaattggataagtgcaatctcatccctttctcattattattgcattcttccttcatctttccatattccccctttcggggagtactaagacttggagctatgacgacctaTCTATAGATATTTTTCCTCTTAATCTTTGGAGtcctttcacattatcaatgacccttacttgccttgcagTAATCCTTTTGTgtcaaggataacaaaattcctcccTTGTAAtagtgacacttagtgtaactggcacatagagtcccttaagcttaactttgctcatattgcttgctttagggaagcatctccctgaatgaccattctctgaattcatcatggatcttcttctgttATCCATTCTATTATTTCCGGAATgtaatctgaaattctcatgatgctgactattatcaagtaactcagttcctaattcatgtctagtttatcttgttcaccagtgtatactgatttctattactctagggtctaacttttccttctggcaATCAGTTAAAGTAACggacttatttctcgaaataaggatatgactttatggcctatactcttttgttgtcatAAGGCCTAccacctctcgtctcttccttcacctGACTATGGATTCAGTAATATCGTCATCATTTTTATATATCGTTGTCATCATATCACATGTcactcataattcttccttatctctcttctcattactctgctaatatttctgcctaaccctttcttgtgaaaacttcaacacgaCATTCTTTCCCTTTTAGCTCTCCTTActtcattcatcggctcttcgggttgctcaacATCCTCTTTGTACTGGTGGGtgagagtcatactaaggtaatatttatccctttcagGCTTTCAGTGCCaatctttatagtactcatatctagttatactattttagagtgcaccatctgggtacCTCACAAGGAGACCTATTAGTACATTTTGGAATATTCTTCGAAAATGtgaactaacgcaaacaatccgtTCACCATTTTggattactctaaccccagc includes the following:
- the LOC142164185 gene encoding uncharacterized protein LOC142164185, translated to MNYIVTEQELLAIVYAFEKFQAFLLGSKAIVYIDHVVFRYLMAKKDAKPRLIQWVLLLQEFNFEVKDRKGTQNQVEDHLSRLEEAGRPKGDLEINDAFLDEHILALSSTFAPWYADIANYLVSDLISDGLKSYQKKMFLRDCRRYYWEEQFLFHVYADNIIRRCVPEEEIMPILKACHDSLVGGHHGGNRTAAKVLECEYYWLSIYHDSNKMVKACD